The Wansuia hejianensis genomic interval TTACAGATATCATCACATACCGGGGGGATTGTGCTGTCCGGCACGGGAGCCAGGTCTCCCTCGCTGTAGATCCACTGTACGCCGAACCAGTCTGTTCCGCCCTTCCCCCCTGCGGGCCTCTCATGGAAACCGTTCTGAGGAGCCAGGAAATGTACCCCGGAGCTCAAGAGATGCGGCAGCCCGTCCGGTATCTCGTGTCTGTAAACCTTCAGCATATCTTCTTTTTCATTTACCATTCTTAGGGCCTCCATCTAAACTCTCTTTATTTGCCAATCTTAGAATTGCGGTTAAATACCATGCAATAGATGATCTCTATTACAAATATGATAATCTGCAGTGAAGCAGCCGCCAGGAATCCGGTGACGCCATTCAGTTCCGGCCCGAAGATCGGAGCGATCGCATTGATAACAACCGGTGAAAAGCTTACGCCGATGCTGGTGAAGAACATGCACACTGCGATCGCCATGGATGCCGCGTCCTGCTCAACAGATTCCAGTATGTAGTAGCAGGCGGCCACCATCTGCATTCCCGCGCCCAGCCCGTAGATCATGCCGCCGACGGATACCATTCCTAAACTGGTAGCGTTGGCCAGAAGGAGATAAGAACCCGCCTGGATGATAACAGCCGCCGCCATTGTGAACCGTTTGAACAGCTTCAGCACATAGCCGAAGACAAGCCCCAGGATAATCGTGATGACTGAGTTCCATGCTGTAGCCACACCGATATCACCGGCATCACCCAGTCCCTTGAACATGATGGACATACCTACATTTGTATAGAACGCGAAGTTGGCTGCCGCCAGGAAGAAGGACAAGATGCTGTAGTAAACGCAGCCTCTCGTAAAGACCTTTTTCAGACCGGACGCTCCGACTCCTTTACCGACCAATTTCACATCTTTCTTACCCTTGGGAAGGAAGAACATGGTCAGGATAAAGATCGGAATGATTGCCAGATAAACATAATACGCGTTATACCAGGTACCTCTGGCGAGGAAGCCTGTTGCAACTGTCAGAATTGCAATTCCTACAGAAGATGCTGCCTGCTTCAGTCCCATGGCTACGCCGCTGGCCGTTCCCGTAAAATTCTCACCTACAACCGCAGAAGCCACATTGATCAGAAGTCCCTGTCCAATACCGATCAGCGCCGAGCTGATAACCAGGCTGTAGA includes:
- a CDS encoding MFS transporter, coding for MSNENGNTSTQPAGSGANVYKLINWKVMIPVMLFVMFQSAFNSFSSVLAAITEVFPDASKTLVQMILTIPSLISIPMGLLAGVLGSYVYKKYLVLFSLLMELIGGLLPLFIHGSIYSLVISSALIGIGQGLLINVASAVVGENFTGTASGVAMGLKQAASSVGIAILTVATGFLARGTWYNAYYVYLAIIPIFILTMFFLPKGKKDVKLVGKGVGASGLKKVFTRGCVYYSILSFFLAAANFAFYTNVGMSIMFKGLGDAGDIGVATAWNSVITIILGLVFGYVLKLFKRFTMAAAVIIQAGSYLLLANATSLGMVSVGGMIYGLGAGMQMVAACYYILESVEQDAASMAIAVCMFFTSIGVSFSPVVINAIAPIFGPELNGVTGFLAAASLQIIIFVIEIIYCMVFNRNSKIGK